In Flavobacteriales bacterium, one genomic interval encodes:
- a CDS encoding sigma-54-dependent Fis family transcriptional regulator, whose protein sequence is MTLQQIKQRYGIIGNTPELDRALEIANVVAPTDLSVMITGESGSGKEVMGKVIHENSARKHGPYIAVNCGAIPEGTIDSELFGHEKGSFTGAHEARKGYFEVADKGTIFLDEVGELPLGTQVRLLRVLETGEFIRVGSSKSQRTSVRVVSATNVNMWQAVQQGTFREDLYYRLNAIPIMLPPLRERGSDIALLFKKFAIDSAERHRLKEPINLTPEAQQLLMGYRWPGNVRQLRNIVEQINVIETEDREIDGQKLRLYLPTVDASLLPAVRTAQGGSTENGQGPNEREMLYAVIAKLQQDVNVLKEHFAMIQDDPKDLHKIAAAYREGSLLPLPSSERGYTIERAPVDRDPEDVDHTEVEETLSLEEKEKELIRKALIKHRNKRKSAAQELGISERTLYRKIKEYDIP, encoded by the coding sequence ATGACGTTACAACAGATAAAACAACGGTACGGTATCATCGGTAATACGCCTGAATTGGACCGGGCATTGGAGATCGCCAATGTGGTGGCTCCAACGGACCTGAGCGTGATGATCACGGGCGAGAGCGGCAGTGGCAAGGAGGTCATGGGCAAGGTGATCCATGAGAACAGTGCGAGAAAACACGGGCCATACATCGCCGTGAATTGCGGTGCCATTCCTGAAGGCACCATTGACAGTGAATTGTTCGGTCACGAAAAGGGTTCTTTCACAGGTGCACATGAAGCCCGCAAAGGCTATTTTGAGGTAGCGGACAAGGGAACGATCTTTCTTGATGAAGTGGGTGAACTCCCGTTGGGAACGCAAGTCCGTTTGTTGCGCGTTCTGGAGACCGGGGAATTCATCCGGGTAGGTAGCAGTAAGAGCCAACGAACGAGTGTACGGGTTGTTTCAGCCACCAACGTGAATATGTGGCAAGCAGTGCAGCAAGGCACGTTCAGAGAAGACCTGTATTACCGGTTGAATGCGATCCCGATCATGCTTCCTCCTTTGCGTGAAAGAGGGAGCGACATTGCATTGTTATTCAAGAAATTCGCTATTGATAGTGCGGAACGTCATCGCTTGAAGGAACCTATAAATCTTACACCGGAAGCGCAGCAATTGCTCATGGGATATCGGTGGCCGGGCAACGTGCGGCAATTGCGCAATATCGTTGAGCAGATCAACGTAATTGAGACCGAGGACAGGGAGATCGACGGGCAAAAGTTGAGGCTTTATCTGCCTACGGTGGATGCCAGTTTATTACCGGCCGTTCGAACTGCCCAAGGAGGGTCCACGGAAAATGGTCAGGGCCCGAACGAACGCGAAATGCTTTACGCCGTGATCGCAAAATTGCAGCAGGATGTGAATGTGCTGAAGGAGCACTTCGCTATGATCCAGGACGACCCGAAAGACCTGCACAAGATCGCGGCGGCATACAGGGAAGGCAGTCTCTTGCCGCTCCCAAGTTCCGAGCGCGGGTATACCATTGAACGTGCACCTGTGGATCGCGATCCAGAGGACGTGGACCATACGGAAGTGGAAGAGACGTTGAGCCTAGAGGAAAAAGAGAAAGAACTGATCCGCAAAGCGTTGATCAAACACCGCAACAAACGCAAGTCGGCGGCACAGGAATTGGGGATCAGTGAGCGCACGCTCTACCGTAAGATCAAAGAGTACGATATCCCGTGA
- the topA gene encoding type I DNA topoisomerase, whose product MAKSSSDLVIVESPAKAKTIEKYLGPGFTVLSSYGHVRDLPSGGVNVDVENGFEPTYVVSDDKKDRLRQLQREADKAETVWLATDEDREGEAISWHLKEALSLPDSKVKRITFHEITQKAILDAIEKPRQIDIHLVDAQQARRVLDRLVGYELSPVLWRKVKPGLSAGRVQSVSVRLIVEREREILDFTSSSTFRISAILTTPGGASVKADLPARFATESEAMAFLQSCIGATHSVHAVETKPGKRTPAAPFTTSTLQQEASRKLGMGVDRTMRVAQGLYEQGHITYMRTDSVNLSESAIAAAAQQITDQYGARYSKSRRYTSKAKGAQEAHEAIRPADMLVRNTGADRDAERLYDLIWKRTLASQMADAELEKTIVDISISSRPNDFLKAQGEVILFDGFLKVYMEGKDDEDEEQEGLLPEMRQGEAMKLQEMNATQRFERPAPRFTEASLVKKLEELGIGRPSTYAPTISTVQKRGYVVKENRDGTTRPYRILTLAESAITDKTAFENVGAEKQKLFPTDIGMVVNDFLVENFPTIVDLNFTAKVEEEFDIIAEGKENWREMLKRFYKPFHETIGTVSEHAERATGARELGVDPVSGKKVYARIGRFGPMVQIGEVEDEEKPKFASLQKEQSIASITFDQAMDLFKLPRTLGEREGEVCTVGIGRFGPYVRLGATYASLTKEDDPMEIDLTRAVELIDLKKAANATRDLGEFKGEILVVGRGRFGPFVRHGKTFANIPKGEDPASLTLERGTELMEAKLAGIRQNILKEFPDTEIQVLSGRYGPYITDGKKIANVPKEKEPTDVTLEEATALLEAAPARNGKGRKGKTAAKKEPAKKKAAPKKKAAKKAAPKKAAKKAAKKAPKKER is encoded by the coding sequence ATGGCAAAAAGTAGCAGTGATCTGGTGATCGTGGAGTCCCCGGCAAAAGCAAAGACGATCGAGAAATACCTTGGACCAGGCTTTACCGTACTTAGTAGCTATGGCCACGTTCGTGACCTGCCTTCGGGGGGAGTAAATGTCGATGTAGAGAATGGATTTGAACCTACTTACGTTGTTTCAGATGACAAGAAGGATCGTCTCAGACAACTACAACGTGAAGCTGATAAAGCAGAGACGGTGTGGCTCGCAACTGACGAAGATCGCGAAGGTGAAGCCATCAGCTGGCACCTGAAAGAAGCGCTCAGCCTGCCCGATTCAAAGGTAAAGCGGATCACGTTCCATGAGATCACCCAGAAGGCCATCCTCGATGCAATAGAGAAGCCACGCCAGATCGATATCCACCTTGTGGATGCACAACAGGCGCGTAGGGTTTTGGATCGTTTGGTCGGATATGAATTGAGCCCTGTGCTTTGGCGTAAAGTGAAACCCGGTCTTAGTGCTGGCCGCGTGCAAAGTGTTTCTGTTCGCTTGATCGTTGAACGTGAACGCGAGATACTGGATTTTACCAGCAGCAGCACATTCCGGATAAGTGCAATTCTAACAACACCGGGTGGTGCATCGGTCAAAGCCGATCTGCCCGCACGATTCGCAACGGAATCGGAAGCCATGGCCTTTCTACAGAGCTGTATAGGTGCGACCCATTCCGTTCATGCGGTAGAGACAAAACCAGGGAAGCGTACCCCGGCAGCGCCATTCACTACAAGTACATTGCAGCAAGAAGCCAGCCGTAAGCTCGGCATGGGCGTTGACCGTACAATGCGTGTCGCTCAAGGGCTTTATGAGCAGGGGCATATCACTTACATGCGTACCGATTCGGTGAATTTGAGCGAATCAGCGATCGCTGCCGCTGCTCAACAGATCACCGATCAATATGGTGCGCGCTACAGCAAGAGCCGCCGATACACCAGTAAGGCCAAAGGGGCCCAGGAGGCACACGAAGCCATTCGCCCTGCGGATATGTTGGTCCGGAACACAGGTGCGGATCGCGATGCTGAGCGACTATATGACCTCATTTGGAAACGCACGTTGGCCAGCCAAATGGCGGATGCGGAATTGGAAAAGACCATTGTTGACATCAGCATCAGTTCACGTCCGAACGATTTCCTGAAGGCACAAGGCGAGGTCATTCTCTTTGATGGTTTCTTGAAGGTCTACATGGAGGGGAAGGATGACGAGGACGAAGAGCAGGAAGGACTCCTGCCTGAAATGCGCCAAGGGGAAGCAATGAAGTTGCAGGAAATGAATGCAACACAGCGCTTTGAGAGGCCAGCCCCACGGTTCACGGAAGCGAGTTTGGTAAAGAAGTTGGAAGAACTTGGGATCGGACGACCTTCAACCTATGCGCCTACGATCAGTACGGTTCAAAAACGCGGATACGTGGTGAAGGAGAATCGGGACGGAACAACGCGCCCATACCGCATACTCACACTTGCCGAGAGCGCGATCACGGATAAGACCGCATTCGAGAACGTAGGCGCTGAAAAGCAGAAGCTATTCCCTACGGATATCGGTATGGTGGTGAATGATTTCCTCGTGGAGAATTTCCCGACGATCGTTGATCTGAACTTTACTGCCAAGGTGGAAGAGGAGTTCGACATCATCGCCGAAGGCAAAGAGAACTGGCGCGAAATGCTGAAGCGGTTCTACAAGCCGTTCCATGAAACGATCGGGACAGTGAGCGAGCACGCGGAACGGGCCACAGGAGCGCGTGAACTTGGCGTGGATCCTGTTTCGGGTAAGAAAGTTTATGCACGGATCGGTCGTTTTGGACCCATGGTGCAGATCGGTGAAGTGGAAGATGAAGAAAAACCGAAATTCGCTAGTCTCCAAAAAGAGCAGAGCATTGCGTCGATAACCTTCGACCAAGCCATGGACCTGTTCAAGTTGCCGCGCACACTTGGTGAGCGGGAAGGCGAGGTTTGTACTGTAGGTATTGGTCGTTTTGGTCCTTACGTTCGGTTAGGTGCCACTTATGCCAGTCTGACAAAGGAAGATGATCCGATGGAGATCGATCTAACTCGGGCAGTGGAGTTGATCGATCTGAAAAAGGCGGCCAATGCAACACGGGACCTTGGTGAATTCAAAGGCGAAATACTTGTTGTTGGAAGAGGTCGTTTTGGACCGTTCGTGCGCCACGGTAAAACCTTTGCCAATATTCCGAAAGGCGAGGATCCCGCTTCGTTGACACTGGAGCGTGGTACTGAGCTGATGGAAGCAAAGCTTGCTGGTATTAGACAGAATATCCTCAAGGAATTCCCTGACACGGAGATCCAAGTGCTTAGCGGACGGTACGGGCCGTATATCACGGACGGCAAGAAGATCGCCAATGTTCCAAAGGAAAAAGAGCCAACGGATGTGACCTTGGAGGAAGCTACCGCCTTGTTGGAAGCTGCTCCGGCAAGAAACGGAAAGGGTCGAAAGGGTAAAACGGCCGCCAAGAAAGAACCAGCGAAGAAAAAGGCCGCACCAAAGAAGAAGGCCGCGAAAAAAGCTGCGCCCAAGAAGGCTGCAAAGAAAGCCGCAAAAAAGGCGCCCAAGAAGGAACGTTGA
- the secG gene encoding preprotein translocase subunit SecG, producing MVAISIIILIICVLLALVVLAQNPKGGGLASGFTGAQQIGGVQRTADFLEKGTWTLAGALMVLCLVSAGLQDSGSAVEFNELDTPIEQIDEAAAPVDAPTEAPQEVPAP from the coding sequence ATGGTTGCGATCTCCATTATCATTCTGATCATTTGCGTATTGCTCGCCCTTGTAGTACTAGCCCAGAACCCTAAAGGCGGCGGACTTGCCAGCGGTTTTACCGGTGCTCAACAGATCGGTGGCGTACAACGCACCGCAGACTTTTTGGAGAAGGGCACATGGACACTTGCTGGCGCGTTGATGGTATTGTGCTTGGTATCCGCAGGCCTTCAGGATAGTGGAAGTGCGGTTGAATTCAACGAATTGGATACGCCTATCGAGCAGATCGATGAAGCGGCCGCCCCAGTTGACGCTCCTACAGAAGCTCCTCAGGAGGTACCAGCCCCGTAA
- the msrB gene encoding peptide-methionine (R)-S-oxide reductase MsrB, which translates to MTILNSVALVFSVLLFGCQSSTGQNGASSAEHEGRSEQDMDHSKNPYYSTTETKKLDVPLSEWKEILPAELFRVAFEQGTERPFTGKFEGEHVEGVFRCAVCGNALFSPDTKFESGTGWPSFYEPMSKELVIEHNDGSIGMMRAEVVCSRCDAHLGHVFEDGPQPTGLRYCINAVSLNIGD; encoded by the coding sequence ATGACGATCTTGAATTCCGTCGCGCTAGTATTCAGCGTTCTACTTTTTGGTTGCCAGAGCAGCACAGGACAAAATGGAGCATCTAGTGCGGAACATGAAGGGCGATCTGAACAGGACATGGACCATAGCAAGAATCCATATTACAGTACAACCGAAACGAAAAAGCTGGATGTGCCTTTGAGCGAATGGAAAGAGATCCTGCCAGCGGAACTATTCCGTGTTGCGTTTGAGCAAGGGACCGAGCGGCCATTTACCGGCAAGTTCGAAGGAGAACATGTTGAGGGTGTTTTCCGATGCGCAGTTTGCGGGAATGCCTTGTTCTCGCCTGATACAAAATTTGAAAGCGGAACCGGCTGGCCCAGTTTTTACGAACCCATGAGCAAGGAGCTGGTCATTGAACACAACGATGGCAGCATAGGCATGATGCGGGCCGAAGTGGTTTGCAGCCGTTGCGACGCGCATTTAGGTCATGTGTTCGAAGATGGGCCACAACCTACTGGCCTGAGGTATTGCATCAATGCGGTGAGTTTGAATATTGGTGATTAG
- the groL gene encoding chaperonin GroEL (60 kDa chaperone family; promotes refolding of misfolded polypeptides especially under stressful conditions; forms two stacked rings of heptamers to form a barrel-shaped 14mer; ends can be capped by GroES; misfolded proteins enter the barrel where they are refolded when GroES binds) — MPAKNIQFDIDARDRLKRGVDHLANAVKVTLGPKGRNVIIDKKFGAPQVTKDGVTVAKEIELKDPVENMGAQMLKEVASKTADIAGDGTTTATVLAQAIVTAGLKNVAAGANPMDLKRGIDKAVTAVVADLKKMSKSVGDDNAKIKQVASISANNDDTIGSLIAEAMAKVKKEGVITVEEAKGTDTTVEVVEGMQFDRGYLSPYFVTNAEKMTVELEGAHVLIYDKKISTMKELLPILEKSAQTGKPLLIISEDLDGEALATLVVNKIRGSLKVCAVKAPGFGDRRKAMLEDLAILTGGQVISEERGFKLENTELNMLGKAEKISIDKDNTTIVNGAGKKADIAGRVNQIKAQIESTTSDYDKEKLQERLAKLAGGVAVLYIGAATEVEMKEKKDRVDDALHATRAAVEEGIVAGGGVAYIRAQKVLDKMEGINADETTGMAIVRRALEEPLRQIVANAGLEGSIVVQKVRDGKADFGFNARTEVYENLLAAGVIDPTKVTRVALENAASIASMLLTTECVISDEKEERSGHSHAPDMGGMGGMM; from the coding sequence ATGCCAGCAAAGAACATCCAATTCGATATTGATGCTCGGGACCGCTTGAAACGTGGTGTCGATCATCTTGCCAATGCAGTAAAAGTGACCCTCGGACCAAAAGGCCGTAACGTCATCATCGACAAAAAATTCGGTGCACCACAGGTCACCAAGGACGGTGTTACCGTTGCAAAAGAAATTGAGCTGAAGGATCCCGTTGAGAACATGGGCGCCCAAATGCTTAAAGAAGTTGCTAGCAAGACCGCAGACATTGCAGGTGATGGAACAACCACCGCAACCGTTCTCGCTCAAGCCATTGTAACCGCCGGACTGAAGAACGTTGCAGCAGGTGCCAATCCAATGGACCTGAAGCGCGGTATCGATAAGGCCGTTACCGCAGTTGTTGCTGATCTGAAGAAGATGAGCAAGTCTGTTGGTGATGACAATGCGAAGATCAAGCAAGTGGCTTCGATCAGCGCGAACAACGACGACACCATCGGCTCTTTGATCGCTGAGGCAATGGCCAAAGTGAAGAAGGAAGGTGTGATCACCGTTGAAGAAGCGAAAGGCACCGATACCACTGTTGAAGTGGTGGAAGGAATGCAGTTCGACCGCGGCTACCTAAGTCCGTACTTCGTGACCAACGCGGAGAAAATGACCGTTGAACTGGAAGGCGCACATGTATTGATCTACGACAAGAAGATAAGCACCATGAAGGAGCTGCTTCCTATCCTGGAAAAGAGCGCACAGACCGGTAAGCCGTTGTTGATCATCAGCGAGGACCTGGACGGTGAAGCGTTGGCCACGTTGGTAGTGAACAAGATCCGTGGATCCTTGAAAGTATGTGCAGTGAAGGCACCGGGCTTCGGCGATCGTCGTAAGGCAATGTTGGAAGATCTCGCGATCCTCACTGGCGGACAAGTGATCAGCGAAGAGCGTGGCTTCAAATTGGAGAACACGGAGTTGAACATGCTCGGAAAGGCTGAAAAGATCAGCATCGATAAGGACAACACCACCATCGTGAACGGTGCTGGTAAGAAAGCCGACATCGCTGGTCGTGTAAACCAGATCAAAGCACAGATCGAGTCAACTACCAGCGATTACGACAAAGAGAAATTGCAAGAGCGTTTGGCCAAATTGGCCGGTGGTGTTGCTGTTCTTTACATCGGTGCCGCTACTGAAGTTGAGATGAAAGAGAAGAAGGACCGTGTTGATGATGCCTTGCACGCTACCCGCGCTGCTGTTGAAGAAGGTATTGTTGCTGGCGGTGGAGTTGCCTACATCCGTGCCCAAAAGGTATTGGACAAAATGGAAGGCATCAACGCTGATGAAACCACCGGTATGGCGATCGTTCGTCGTGCATTGGAAGAGCCATTGCGCCAGATCGTAGCGAATGCTGGGTTGGAAGGAAGCATCGTGGTACAAAAAGTACGCGATGGAAAAGCCGACTTCGGATTCAATGCACGCACTGAGGTATACGAGAACCTGCTTGCAGCAGGTGTTATCGACCCTACCAAAGTAACCCGTGTTGCTTTGGAGAATGCAGCCAGTATCGCTTCCATGTTGCTTACCACCGAGTGTGTGATCAGCGACGAGAAAGAAGAAAGGTCAGGCCACAGCCATGCACCTGACATGGGTGGCATGGGTGGAATGATGTAA
- the groES gene encoding co-chaperone GroES, with amino-acid sequence MASKVKPLADRVLVEAAAAEETTKGGIIIPDTAKEKPQRGKIIAVGTGRVADDGKVTPLSVKVGDSILYGKYSGTELTLEGKDYMIMRESDIYAVLN; translated from the coding sequence ATGGCAAGCAAAGTAAAACCACTAGCGGACCGCGTACTCGTAGAAGCAGCCGCCGCAGAAGAGACCACCAAGGGTGGCATTATCATTCCGGATACCGCAAAGGAGAAACCTCAGCGCGGTAAGATCATCGCAGTAGGCACGGGCCGTGTTGCTGATGATGGTAAAGTGACCCCATTGAGCGTAAAAGTTGGGGATAGCATCCTTTACGGAAAGTACAGTGGAACCGAACTCACACTTGAGGGCAAGGACTATATGATCATGCGCGAGAGTGACATTTACGCAGTGCTCAACTAA
- a CDS encoding LptE family protein: MIRFWPIVFIALFAGCRVNYSFTGGDTGDARTMSVELLQARAPLSTPQSAQTLTETIRDLLLAQTPLKLASRDGDVQYSGAITGYDVQPVSIQANETAALNRLTITVTISYVNTLDPKKNLETTISRFEDYSSSQDLATVEEQLVQNIGKQLSQDIFDRTLGNW; the protein is encoded by the coding sequence GTGATCCGATTCTGGCCCATAGTTTTTATTGCGCTCTTTGCTGGGTGTCGCGTCAATTATTCATTCACCGGTGGTGACACCGGCGATGCACGCACCATGTCGGTGGAACTGCTACAGGCCAGAGCGCCGTTATCGACTCCACAAAGTGCGCAAACGCTAACGGAAACGATCCGTGATCTACTCTTGGCACAAACGCCTCTGAAACTTGCCAGCAGGGATGGCGACGTACAATACAGCGGTGCAATAACGGGCTATGATGTGCAGCCCGTAAGCATACAGGCCAATGAGACCGCCGCGCTGAACAGGCTCACCATAACGGTCACCATCTCCTACGTGAATACACTGGACCCGAAGAAAAACCTCGAGACCACCATCTCCCGGTTCGAGGATTACAGCAGTTCGCAGGACCTTGCGACCGTAGAGGAGCAATTGGTGCAGAACATTGGGAAACAACTTTCGCAGGATATCTTCGACCGCACGCTTGGGAATTGGTGA
- the miaB gene encoding tRNA (N6-isopentenyl adenosine(37)-C2)-methylthiotransferase MiaB has protein sequence MNFSDSEIVASILSKDGYTPTDKAENADLVLLNTCSIREKAEYTVLQRINEMNTIKSRNKGMKVGVLGCMAERMREDLLEKKKVVDLVVGPDAYRTLPDLLEQVGTGQKAVNVLLSREETYGEIEPVRLNSNGVTAFVTIMRGCDNMCAFCVVPFTRGRERSREPSTIVDECKTLAVKGYGEVTLLGQNVDSFKWKLTEEEALVDFADLLEMVALACPTLRIRYSTSHPKDMTDKVLAVMAKYENIAKYIHLPVQSGSNEVLHRMNRGYTREWYLDRISSIRKHMPDCALSTDVITGFCGETEEDHQQTLRLMEEVGYDMAFMFKYSERPKTLAARKYPDEVPEEAKGRRLQEVINTQRTLSSARMATYMDSAREVLIEGISKRSEEHMFGRISQGAVTIVSRTLNGAGLAHLQVSNDVSSETTGLGEIELIPGDLVDVKIISSTAGALKGEVVGLRTVRSLAQLKEKRTEGTAAE, from the coding sequence ATGAATTTCAGCGATAGCGAGATCGTTGCGAGCATTTTGTCCAAGGACGGCTATACGCCTACGGACAAAGCCGAAAATGCCGATCTGGTGCTGCTCAACACATGCAGCATTCGCGAAAAGGCGGAATACACCGTTCTGCAGCGCATCAATGAAATGAACACCATCAAGTCCCGGAACAAAGGGATGAAGGTGGGTGTGCTCGGATGCATGGCAGAACGAATGCGTGAAGACCTGCTGGAAAAAAAGAAGGTGGTGGATCTTGTTGTGGGTCCCGATGCTTACCGCACCCTACCCGATCTATTGGAGCAGGTCGGGACCGGTCAAAAAGCAGTGAACGTTCTGCTAAGTCGCGAAGAGACGTACGGTGAAATAGAACCGGTACGGTTGAACAGCAACGGTGTTACCGCATTCGTAACGATCATGCGGGGTTGCGACAATATGTGTGCGTTCTGTGTAGTTCCATTCACACGTGGAAGAGAACGAAGCCGAGAGCCGAGCACCATTGTGGATGAATGCAAAACACTAGCTGTAAAGGGCTACGGAGAAGTAACCTTGTTAGGACAGAACGTTGACTCCTTCAAATGGAAATTGACTGAAGAGGAAGCCCTGGTTGACTTTGCGGATCTTTTGGAAATGGTAGCATTGGCATGCCCTACCCTCCGCATCCGTTACAGCACCAGTCATCCGAAGGACATGACCGATAAGGTGTTAGCGGTGATGGCCAAGTATGAGAACATCGCCAAATACATCCATTTGCCTGTGCAAAGCGGTTCCAACGAGGTCCTTCACCGCATGAACCGTGGTTATACCCGAGAATGGTATCTGGACCGCATATCCAGCATCCGCAAGCACATGCCGGATTGCGCGTTAAGTACGGATGTGATCACCGGCTTTTGTGGAGAGACTGAGGAAGACCATCAACAGACATTGAGATTGATGGAAGAGGTCGGCTATGACATGGCGTTCATGTTCAAGTACAGCGAACGTCCCAAAACATTAGCGGCCAGGAAGTATCCCGATGAAGTTCCCGAGGAAGCGAAAGGGCGTCGTTTGCAGGAAGTGATCAACACGCAGCGCACATTGAGCTCTGCACGAATGGCCACCTACATGGATAGTGCCCGTGAAGTTTTGATCGAAGGCATAAGCAAGCGCAGTGAAGAACACATGTTCGGTCGCATCTCACAAGGCGCGGTCACCATTGTATCACGGACATTGAATGGGGCAGGCTTAGCGCATTTGCAGGTAAGTAATGATGTTAGTTCCGAGACGACAGGGCTCGGAGAAATTGAATTGATACCTGGTGATCTCGTTGATGTAAAGATCATCAGTTCCACAGCAGGTGCACTGAAGGGTGAAGTGGTCGGGTTAAGAACAGTGCGTAGCTTGGCACAATTGAAAGAGAAAAGAACGGAGGGGACAGCAGCAGAATGA
- a CDS encoding formimidoylglutamase, translating into MLEGIDRAFALPTFAIVLFLTLTYEPDSGAMDISIYFKPSERFGASRPEWPANSLGDNATFHTNNGFPDLERKQVALFGVLDDPGHARPRTCVEAPDAIREELYRLYLPSEGLRLVDLGDIHPGASAADTQHAVAETIAELIRMGIVPILLGGGQGHTYSQYLAYEMLERTANLVCVDARFDLGDPGQALAESSYLSHIVLRQPNYLFNYSNLGYQTYLVDQPGIALMEKLYFDAHRLGELRATMADAEPVLRNGDSVSVDMSSIRRSDAPGTTRPGPNGFHGEEVCQLMRYAGVSEKITSLGIYEMDPSRDMEGVTAQLAGQMVWCFLDGFISRTNDLPWLDRKRFTRFRIPIRGHDQELVFYKSNVSDRWWMDIPYRAEQEARFERHHLVPCSYSDYRMACREEVPERWWRTFQKLA; encoded by the coding sequence GTGCTCGAAGGTATCGATCGGGCCTTTGCACTCCCGACCTTCGCAATCGTCCTGTTCCTCACATTAACGTATGAGCCGGACAGCGGAGCCATGGACATCTCGATCTACTTCAAACCCTCTGAGCGATTTGGAGCTTCCCGACCGGAGTGGCCCGCGAACTCCCTTGGCGATAACGCCACATTCCATACGAACAATGGCTTTCCGGATCTGGAAAGAAAGCAAGTAGCATTGTTCGGTGTGCTTGATGACCCCGGACACGCCCGTCCACGAACTTGCGTAGAGGCGCCGGACGCTATACGCGAAGAGTTGTATCGCCTTTATCTTCCATCAGAAGGTCTTCGTCTCGTTGACCTTGGTGACATTCATCCGGGGGCCAGCGCGGCTGATACCCAACATGCCGTAGCAGAGACCATAGCAGAATTGATCCGAATGGGCATTGTGCCTATCCTCCTGGGCGGTGGTCAAGGACATACGTATTCGCAGTATCTGGCGTATGAAATGCTGGAACGTACTGCAAATCTGGTATGCGTTGATGCACGGTTCGACCTCGGTGACCCGGGACAGGCGCTGGCGGAAAGCAGTTATTTGAGCCATATCGTGTTGCGCCAACCGAATTACCTTTTCAACTACAGTAACCTCGGATATCAGACATACCTCGTGGATCAGCCGGGTATAGCGTTGATGGAGAAACTCTATTTCGATGCACATCGTCTTGGCGAATTGCGTGCGACCATGGCCGATGCTGAGCCTGTATTGCGCAATGGTGATAGTGTAAGCGTGGACATGTCCTCCATCCGTAGAAGTGATGCTCCGGGTACGACTCGGCCGGGTCCGAATGGCTTTCACGGTGAAGAGGTATGCCAATTGATGCGTTATGCCGGTGTCAGCGAAAAGATCACCTCCTTAGGGATCTACGAGATGGACCCTTCTCGTGACATGGAAGGAGTAACGGCCCAGTTGGCCGGGCAAATGGTTTGGTGCTTTTTGGATGGGTTCATTAGTCGTACCAACGATCTACCGTGGTTGGACCGTAAGCGTTTCACTCGTTTTCGTATTCCGATCCGTGGGCACGATCAAGAGTTGGTCTTTTATAAAAGCAATGTGAGTGACCGGTGGTGGATGGATATTCCCTACCGTGCTGAACAAGAGGCTCGTTTTGAACGGCATCATTTGGTGCCTTGTTCCTACTCGGATTACCGCATGGCGTGTCGCGAAGAAGTGCCGGAACGCTGGTGGCGAACTTTCCAGAAGTTGGCCTGA